Genomic segment of Chloracidobacterium sp. N:
ATCGCCCTTGCGTGGGGTGCGGCCGTTCGGGGCATACACGTCACGGACGTTGGGAAACGGCGCCAGCGCCGCGACATTGCGCTCCCAGTAGTAGGCAATGAGTTCGGAGACCGGAAACCCGTCACGCGCATAACCGATGGCCGGTGCCAGCAGGTCTTTCATCGGCAGCCGGCCGAAACGCCCGTGCAGTTCAAACCAGCCGTCCACACAGCCCGGCACGGTGACGGGCAGTGGTCCGTAGGACGGGATGCGCGTCAGGTTCCGCCGCCGGAACTCATCAAGGGTCAGGCGTTTGGGCGACCGCCCGCTGGCGTTGAGTCCGTGCAGGCGCTTTGTTTTGGGGTCCCAGACCAGCGCAAACAGGTCGCCGCCGATGCCACAGCCGGTTGGTTCAACCACGCCGAGCACGGCATTGGCGGCAATGGCGGCATCCACGGCCGTGCCGCCCCGTTTGAGAATTTCGACGGCCACCTGCGTCGCCAGCGGCTGACTGGTGCAGGCCATGCCGTGGCGCGCAATGACCTCTGAGCGTGTCGCAAAGGTGCGCCCTGTGATGCGGTCTCCCGGAGTTGTCCGCGCCGGTGCACCACTTGTTGTCTCAACCAGTACAGGGCTGAGGCACGCCAATCCCAGCATGCCAACCAGAATGCAAGCCAACCAGGCTTTCCGGTTCATGGTCACACTCCATTCCGTCCCTGCCGCCGGAACCCGTCCGGGACACAGGGCGGTTCAGAAAAAAGTCCCTTGACAAAAATGAACGCCGTTCACTAAGCTAACAGTATTCGGAAGGAAATCCGGCTATGGGTGTACAAGAGCGCAAAAGTCGGCACAAGGCCAATGTCCGGCGGCTGATTCTCGATGCCGCCCGCGACCTTTTCGTGACTGAAGGCTACCAGCACACCTCACTGCGCAAAATTGCCGAAAAAATCGAATACTCCCCCGCCACCATCTATCTCTACTTCCAGGACAAGTCCGAACTGCTCGACGCCCTGCTGACCGAGACCTTCACCGAACTCGACGCCAAACTGCGGCACATCTCCCTGCGCGAAACCGACAGCCTCACGGCGTTGCGCCGTGGGCTGCGCACCTACATCGAGTTCGGGCTCAGTCACCCCAACCACTACCTGTTGGCGTTTGTCCAGAACGAAGCCCTCTTTGAGGGGGAACGCAAGCATTACAAACTCAAACACGGTCCAGCCTGTTTTGACAACCTGCGCCAGGCCGTACGGCGTGCCATCAGCGACGGGCATCTCACGGACGAAGACCCCGAAACCACGGCCCAGGCGCTGTGGGCAGCCGCGCATGGTCTCACGTCCCTGCTCATCACCCAGCCTGACTTTCCCTTCGTTGCCAGGCGCCGGCTCATCGAGCGCATGCTCACCCTGCTGCTCGACGGCGTGCGCCGCCGGCAGGGGTGACCGCTCATTTTTTTCCCTGAAAGTGAACATTGTTCAAAAAAAGGACGCCGTTATGAACAGCACCCGCCTGGAACGCTTCCGCCGTCTGATTGGCTGCCCTCTCGCCACCCACAGCCCCTCCCCTCTGGCGCGCTGGCTGGGCGGAACGCTCACCGCGGCCCGGCCCGGCGAGACCACCTTCACCTTCATCGTCCGGGAAGACATGACCAATCCTGCCGGTATCCTGCACGGCGGCGCAGCCGCAGCCATCATGGATGAAGTCATCGGCGCCACTGTCCACGGCACGCTCGACGTGGAGGTGTTTTATACGTCCGTCAACCTCACCATTGACTTTCTTGGCAGCGTCCCGGCCGGGGCGGTCATCACCGCCACCACGCGCGTCATACGCCACGGCAAAAACATCATCAATGCCGAGTGCTGGCTTTATGACGCCGGCCAGCGCTGTCTGGCACACGCAACCAGCAACCTGCTTCGCACCAGCGTACCAGTCCAGGACATCGGCCCCGCTTCAGACACCCCGGACACCACGCCCCCACACACGCCATCCCCAGCACCGTGAGGTAGCCATGAATTTCGTCGCGCTCAAAATGCTCCTTGGCGACCGTTCCAAATTTCTTGGTCTGGTGTTCTCCATTGCCTTTGCATCATTTCTCATGGCGCACCAGGCATCCATCTTCTCCGGGCTGATGAACCGCACCCGCAGCCAGATCAGGGATATTCCCGATGCCGATCTGTGGGTGATGGACAAAGAAACCCAGTACATTGATGAAGTCGCCGCGCTCACCACCAACGATCTGTACCGCGTCCGGGGCATTTCCGGAGTCGAGTGGGCCGTACGGCTCTTCAAGGGTAATCCACGGGTACGCGCGGCAGACGGACGGTTCCGAACCGTCATTCTGATGGGACTCGATGATGAAACGCTGGTCGGCGCCCCCCGGCGCATGCTCGTGGGCCGCATTGAAGACCTCCGGCAGCCGGATGCGGTCATCATTGACCGCGCAGGATTTTACTTTTTCTTCCCCAAGGCCCCGCTCAGCGTCGGACAGGTCATGGAAATGAATGACCGACGGGTGACGATTGTCGGCATCTGCGAAGCCAGCGCGCCGTTCGCCACGTTCCCCGTCATGTTTACGCGCTACAGCCAGGCCGTGAACTACGTCGGACGTGAGCGCAATCATCTGTCTTTCATTCTGGTCAAGGCCGCCGCTGGCGTGGATATTCCCGACCTCTGCCGCCGGATTGGCGAAACCTCCCCAAAGCTCAAAGCCATGACGGGCGAGGCGTTCGAGTGGGAAACCATCGGTTACTACATCCGCAATACGGGCATTCCGGTCAACTTTGGCATTACCGTCCTCATTGCGCTCGTGGTGGGGACGGTCGTGGCCGGGCAGACCTTCTACATCTTCACGATTGAAAACCTCAAACAGTTTGGCGCCCTCAAGGCCATTGGCGTCACAAACCTGCGGATTGTCAGCATGATCCTGCTGCAAGCGGTGGTAGTGGGCATCATCGGCTATGCCTTGGGCATGGCCATGTGCGCGGCATTTTTTGATCTGACGCGGGACGCCGCCATTCAACTGCGCGGTTTCATCCTGCTCTGGCAGGTCGCCATCGGCACGGGCGGCGTCGTGTTTTTCATCGTCCTGCTGGCCAGCCTGCTGAGCATTCGCAAGGTGCTCTTTCTCGAACCCGCCATCGTCTTTCGCGGCTAGGCCGTCGCGCCCTGGAGATGACGCACATCCCATGACGCATATCCTAAAGGACTTTTTCCCGGATGCAGTGGCTTTGGAGGCCAATGACCATGAACCACACCACACCCTTGGAACCTGAACGTGGAGGCGTCCTGCCAGCGACCGGAGGCCCGGCCGTTGCCTGCCATGGCGTGACGAAAGTCTTTGGACAGGGTGAATCCAGAACCCTCGCCCTGCGTGGCGCCGACTTTGAGGCCAGATTTGGTGAAATGACCTTTCTGGTCGGTGAAAGCGGCTCCGGCAAAACAACACTCATCTCCATTATCGCCGGACTCCTGGAGGCCACCGAAGGTGAAGTTCACGTTCTGGGACAGACGCCCTCGCGGCTGTCCAACACCCGGCAGGTACAGTTTCGCCGGCGGCACCTTGGTTTTGTCTTTCAGCAGTTCAACCTGCTTCCGGCCCTTACCGCCGCCGAGAACGTCGCCGTCCCCCTGCTGGCGGCCGGCGTGCCGCGCGCCCGTGCGGTGGCACGTGCCACCGCATTGCTCAGCCAGTTGGGGCTGTCCCATCGGGTATCGAGTTTCCCCTCACAGCTTTCCGGCGGCCAGCAGCAGCGCGTGGCGCTGGCGCGGGCGGTGATTCACGAACCACGGCTCATTGTGTGCGATGAGCCGACCTCGGCGCTCGATGGTGTCACGGGCCGGGCCGTCATGGAGCTGCTCACCTCTGTTGCCGTTGGACCGGGCCGTGCCGTCATTGTTGTGACGCACGACAGCCGCATCTTCAACTTTGCCCATGCCATTGCCCACATGGCCGATGGACGGGTTACACACACGGAAAGGCAGGACGTATGAAATTTCAAGTCTGGACACTGCCGCTTGTCACGGTCGCGGCGCTCAGTTATGCGGGCTATTCCGTCTATGTCTCCCAACCGGTCCGAACAGCCGAACGGCCGCCGGCGCCGCCGCCCCGCGCCGTCCATGCCCGGAGTGTGGCCGGTGTGGGACTCATCGAAGCCAGCAGCGAAAACATTGCCATCAACACCCCGGTGGCGGGACTCGTGATGCGCGTCTTCGTGGCCGTCGGGGACAGGGTCAAACCCGGCGACCGGCTGTTTGAACTCGACGGACGTGACCTTCAGGCGGAGCTTCTGGTGCGGCGCCAGTCCCTGGCGGTGGCGCGCGCCCGGCTGGAGCGCCTCGAACAGGCGCCATGGAGCGCCGACCGCCCGGCCCTTGCCGCGCGGGTACAGGAAACCGCCGCGCAACTGGCGGATGCCGAAGGAAACCTCAAACGTATCGAGCAGGTTGCCGACCAGCGCGCGGTCCGCACCGAAGAAGTCGAGCAGCGCCGTTTTGCGGTTGCCGCCGCCAAAGCGCGTCATGAGGAAGCCCAGGCCCAGCTTGCGCGGCTGGAGGCCGGCACGTGGAAAGCCGATCTCGATGTCGCCCGCAGCGAGGTCAAACTGGCGGAAGCCCATGTGAAGCGGATTGAAACCGATCTCGAACGCCTGACCATCCGTGCGCTGACCGACGGCACCATCCTTCAGTGCAACGTTCATCCCGGCGAATATGCCCAGGCCGGTCAACTGACGAAGCCGCTTCTCATTCTGGGGAGCGCCGATCAGCTCCATGTCCGGGTGGAAATTGACGAGAACGAAGCCCACAAAGTGCGTCCTGGTTCCAAGGCCGTCGGCTACCTACGTGGGCAGGCCAACGTGGCCCTGCCGCTGGAGTTCGTTCGCCAGGAACCGCTGGTCATTCCCAAGAAATCACTCACCGGTGATGCCACCGAGCGGGTGGATACCCGGGTGTTCCAGGTGATTTACCGCGTGACCACGAAGGACACCCCGATTTTCGTCGGGCAACAAATGGATGTTTACATTGACCAGGGAGGGCAGCCATGACAGGTGATGTACCGAAGGACTGGCTTCGCGCCGGAGCGACACTGTGCCTTGCCGTGGTGGTTGCCGGTTGTGCGGCCAGACCGCCGATTCGCAAAGTCGTCGTCGAGACGCCTTCCGCCTGGACCTCACCCATGGGCGAGGGGGTTTCACCACAATCCGCCAGACTCGACACCTGGTGGACACACTTTCATGACGCGCAATTGACGCACCTCGTGGAACGCGCCCTCAACGCGAACCTTGACATTCGCATCGCCCTGGCGCGGGTTCGGGAAGCACGCGGACAGGCTGGTGTGGAAGCCTCCACCCAGCGCCCGAACCTCTCGGCCGCAGCCAGTACGCAACGCCTCCGTGGCGGGCTTCCCCAGGGTATCGGACGGATCACCAACCTGCCCGGCATTTCCAGCGAAACAGGTATCTTCCAACTCGGCTTCGATGCCAGTTGGGAACTTGATTTCTTTGGTGGCACACGGTTGCTGACCCTGGCAACCCGCGAGGACGCCCGTGCGGCCGAAGAAGCCATGCATGGCATACGGCTCATGACGGCAGCCGAAGTGGCTCGGATTTACATCGATCTGTGCGGAGCGCAGCAGAAACTGGCACTGGTGCGGCAGCAGCTCCAAATCCAAGGTGACATCCTGGAACTCACCCGCACACGGTTTCAGGCCGGGCTGACCTCGCAGCTTGACGTGACACGTGCAGCGGCACAGTGGGAGGAACTGCGGGCGGCCGTGCCGCCCCTCGAAGCCAGCATCCGCGACAGCCTGTACCGCTTGAGCGTCCTGGTGGGAACGCCCCCCGGAACCCTGGCCGAACCTCTGACCGAGAGCGCGTCCCGGCCCATGTCTCCACCGGAGATTCCCGTCGGCCTTCCCTCCGACCTCCTGCAGCGCCGACCCGACATCCGACAGGCGGAAGCCGAACTGGCGGCTGCCCTGGCGCGGCTCGGCGCGGCCAGAACGGACCGGTTTCCAAAGTTTGCCCTGACGGCCGGTGTCGGGCGTCAGGCCACAAGCGTGGCCGGATTGACCCTTGGCGCCGGAAATTTCTTTGCCGCCGGCCCGACGGTCCGGCTGCCTATCCTGACCGGCGGACGCATCCGCAACCAGATTGCGGTGCGTGATGCGCAGACCGAGCAGGCCGCCCTCCGGTATGAACAAACCGTGCTCCGCGCTTTCGAGGAAGTCGAGCGCGCGCTGGTGAGCTACCTCCGCGAAGGTGAGCGGCGGCGCGCGCTGGCCGCGGCGACAGAAGAGCAACGGGAGAGCGCCCGCCTGGCCGAAGTCCGTTATGCCAGCGGGCTGGAAGACTTCACGACCGTTCTGGAAGCGCGCCGCGGACAACTTTCCAGCGCCCTCGACCAGATTGAAAGCGAAACCCAGCAACTGCGCCAGGCCGTCGCCCTTTACAAGGCGCTGGGTGGAGGCTGGTGATTGACCGTTTTTCAGTATCCAACCGCGAGGGCGTCAGGGTTGCGGGGGTCACTGGCGCCCAACCGGATGCCGGTTTCATCAATCATGACGCCTTCCGCATCACCGTTGTAGCGCGGCACGATGTCCAGCCGGTGTCCTTTGGCCTCCAGCGCGCGTCTGGTGTCGGCGGTCATCCCATAAGGCTCCCACATCACCACATCCGGCAGCCACTGGTGATGCAGACGCGGCGCATCAATGGCCTGCTGAAGGTTCATCCGGTGGTCAATGATGTTGATGACCACCTGCACCACGGTGGAAATGATGGTCGGCCCGCCGGGACTGCCAATGGCAAACCAGGGCCGGCCCTCCTTGAGAACAATCGTCGGCGTCATGGACGACAGCGGACGCTTGCCGGGCGCAATGCAGTTGGCTTCTCCCTGCACCAACTGGTAGTAGTTCGGCGCCCCCGGCTTGGCCGCAAAATCATCCATTTCGTTGTTGAGCAGAATGCCTGTCCCCGGCACGGTCACGCCCGACCCGTAGGGACCATTGAGCGTGTAGGTATTTGTCACGATGTTGCCTTCGGTATCCACGACGGTGA
This window contains:
- a CDS encoding TetR/AcrR family transcriptional regulator; translated protein: MGVQERKSRHKANVRRLILDAARDLFVTEGYQHTSLRKIAEKIEYSPATIYLYFQDKSELLDALLTETFTELDAKLRHISLRETDSLTALRRGLRTYIEFGLSHPNHYLLAFVQNEALFEGERKHYKLKHGPACFDNLRQAVRRAISDGHLTDEDPETTAQALWAAAHGLTSLLITQPDFPFVARRRLIERMLTLLLDGVRRRQG
- a CDS encoding HlyD family secretion protein, with translation MKFQVWTLPLVTVAALSYAGYSVYVSQPVRTAERPPAPPPRAVHARSVAGVGLIEASSENIAINTPVAGLVMRVFVAVGDRVKPGDRLFELDGRDLQAELLVRRQSLAVARARLERLEQAPWSADRPALAARVQETAAQLADAEGNLKRIEQVADQRAVRTEEVEQRRFAVAAAKARHEEAQAQLARLEAGTWKADLDVARSEVKLAEAHVKRIETDLERLTIRALTDGTILQCNVHPGEYAQAGQLTKPLLILGSADQLHVRVEIDENEAHKVRPGSKAVGYLRGQANVALPLEFVRQEPLVIPKKSLTGDATERVDTRVFQVIYRVTTKDTPIFVGQQMDVYIDQGGQP
- a CDS encoding ABC transporter ATP-binding protein produces the protein MNHTTPLEPERGGVLPATGGPAVACHGVTKVFGQGESRTLALRGADFEARFGEMTFLVGESGSGKTTLISIIAGLLEATEGEVHVLGQTPSRLSNTRQVQFRRRHLGFVFQQFNLLPALTAAENVAVPLLAAGVPRARAVARATALLSQLGLSHRVSSFPSQLSGGQQQRVALARAVIHEPRLIVCDEPTSALDGVTGRAVMELLTSVAVGPGRAVIVVTHDSRIFNFAHAIAHMADGRVTHTERQDV
- a CDS encoding PaaI family thioesterase — translated: MNSTRLERFRRLIGCPLATHSPSPLARWLGGTLTAARPGETTFTFIVREDMTNPAGILHGGAAAAIMDEVIGATVHGTLDVEVFYTSVNLTIDFLGSVPAGAVITATTRVIRHGKNIINAECWLYDAGQRCLAHATSNLLRTSVPVQDIGPASDTPDTTPPHTPSPAP
- a CDS encoding FtsX-like permease family protein; this translates as MNFVALKMLLGDRSKFLGLVFSIAFASFLMAHQASIFSGLMNRTRSQIRDIPDADLWVMDKETQYIDEVAALTTNDLYRVRGISGVEWAVRLFKGNPRVRAADGRFRTVILMGLDDETLVGAPRRMLVGRIEDLRQPDAVIIDRAGFYFFFPKAPLSVGQVMEMNDRRVTIVGICEASAPFATFPVMFTRYSQAVNYVGRERNHLSFILVKAAAGVDIPDLCRRIGETSPKLKAMTGEAFEWETIGYYIRNTGIPVNFGITVLIALVVGTVVAGQTFYIFTIENLKQFGALKAIGVTNLRIVSMILLQAVVVGIIGYALGMAMCAAFFDLTRDAAIQLRGFILLWQVAIGTGGVVFFIVLLASLLSIRKVLFLEPAIVFRG
- a CDS encoding efflux transporter outer membrane subunit yields the protein MTGDVPKDWLRAGATLCLAVVVAGCAARPPIRKVVVETPSAWTSPMGEGVSPQSARLDTWWTHFHDAQLTHLVERALNANLDIRIALARVREARGQAGVEASTQRPNLSAAASTQRLRGGLPQGIGRITNLPGISSETGIFQLGFDASWELDFFGGTRLLTLATREDARAAEEAMHGIRLMTAAEVARIYIDLCGAQQKLALVRQQLQIQGDILELTRTRFQAGLTSQLDVTRAAAQWEELRAAVPPLEASIRDSLYRLSVLVGTPPGTLAEPLTESASRPMSPPEIPVGLPSDLLQRRPDIRQAEAELAAALARLGAARTDRFPKFALTAGVGRQATSVAGLTLGAGNFFAAGPTVRLPILTGGRIRNQIAVRDAQTEQAALRYEQTVLRAFEEVERALVSYLREGERRRALAAATEEQRESARLAEVRYASGLEDFTTVLEARRGQLSSALDQIESETQQLRQAVALYKALGGGW